A region of Streptomyces sp. NBC_01788 DNA encodes the following proteins:
- a CDS encoding SsgA family sporulation/cell division regulator: protein MRESVQAEVMMSFLVSEELSFRIPVELRYETSDPYAVRLTFHLPGDAPVTWVFGRELLIDGVGTPCGDGDVRISPAGRDSLSEVLIRLQVGGDRALFRSSTAPLVAFLDRTDKLVPLGQEGALADFDAHLDEALDRILAEEQSAG from the coding sequence ATGCGCGAGTCCGTACAGGCAGAGGTCATGATGAGTTTTCTCGTGTCCGAGGAGCTCTCCTTCCGCATCCCGGTGGAGTTGCGGTACGAGACCAGTGATCCCTATGCCGTACGGCTGACCTTTCATCTGCCCGGAGACGCCCCGGTGACCTGGGTGTTCGGACGGGAACTGCTGATCGACGGGGTGGGGACCCCGTGCGGGGACGGCGATGTGCGCATCTCACCGGCCGGCCGCGACTCGCTGAGCGAGGTCCTGATCCGGCTTCAGGTCGGTGGCGACCGGGCGCTGTTCCGCTCCTCGACGGCGCCCCTGGTGGCGTTCCTGGACCGTACGGACAAGCTGGTGCCCCTGGGGCAGGAGGGCGCGCTGGCCGACTTCGACGCCCACCTCGACGAAGCACTGGACCGCATCCTGGCGGAGGAACAGAGCGCGGGCTGA
- a CDS encoding LysR family transcriptional regulator: MDLALLRTFVTVHRAGSFTRAAALLGLSQPAVTSQIRTLERQLGRPLFLRRARGVTPTTIGDELAHKAAPHLDALVEITESDLDEESSLRTLHLAGPPEFVAERVLPALTGLTGDDGQGFALRTSFGTAEEILDGLSAGHHDLAISTARPRGGLLTAAPLCDEEHVLVAAPRWAERITPATPRRTVAPALETVPVIEVHESLPFTSRYWGSVFDARPAASGTVIVPDLRAVLACVVAGAGLAVLPRYLCAAALRRGEIVPLHEPAVPPLRTYFLAVRAGTLAMPHIARAHEWLLRAAATWY; the protein is encoded by the coding sequence ATGGATCTGGCATTGCTGCGCACGTTCGTGACCGTGCACCGCGCGGGCTCCTTCACCCGCGCCGCGGCGCTCCTCGGTCTCTCCCAGCCGGCCGTCACCTCACAGATCCGCACGCTGGAACGGCAGTTGGGACGTCCCCTGTTCCTGCGCAGGGCCCGTGGTGTGACGCCCACGACCATCGGCGACGAGCTCGCGCACAAGGCCGCGCCACACCTGGACGCACTCGTGGAGATCACCGAGTCCGACCTCGACGAAGAGTCCTCCCTGCGCACGCTGCACCTGGCCGGGCCGCCGGAGTTCGTCGCGGAACGGGTCCTGCCCGCACTGACCGGACTGACCGGCGACGACGGACAGGGCTTCGCGCTGCGTACCTCCTTCGGGACCGCCGAGGAGATCCTGGACGGACTGTCCGCCGGACATCACGATCTGGCCATCAGCACGGCCCGGCCCCGAGGCGGACTGCTCACGGCGGCTCCGCTGTGCGACGAGGAACACGTCCTGGTCGCCGCTCCGCGCTGGGCCGAGCGGATCACCCCGGCGACACCACGTCGCACGGTCGCGCCCGCCCTGGAGACCGTCCCCGTGATCGAGGTTCACGAGTCGCTCCCCTTCACCTCCCGCTACTGGGGCTCGGTCTTCGACGCCCGGCCCGCGGCGTCCGGCACAGTGATCGTCCCCGATCTGCGCGCGGTCCTCGCCTGCGTGGTCGCCGGCGCGGGGCTCGCGGTGCTGCCCCGGTATCTGTGCGCCGCAGCCCTGAGGCGGGGCGAGATCGTGCCCCTGCACGAGCCGGCGGTACCGCCGCTGCGCACCTACTTCCTCGCGGTCCGCGCCGGAACGCTGGCGATGCCGCACATCGCGCGGGCCCACGAGTGGCTGCTGCGGGCGGCCGCCACCTGGTACTGA
- a CDS encoding NUDIX domain-containing protein translates to MTVRPVVKRTARAVLLDGDDLILIKRTKPGVDPYWVTPGGGVEPGDATVVDALHREVHEELGAKIIDVVPCFVDTVEHIGEDGGATGVKVQHFFVCRLESMNLSQRHGPEVDQPAGEYEIVRVPFTRVGIASVHLVPLSLRHYLDGNIEGVRAMHAPDLG, encoded by the coding sequence ATGACCGTCCGACCCGTGGTCAAGCGCACCGCCCGCGCCGTTCTCCTCGACGGTGACGACCTGATCCTGATCAAGCGCACCAAGCCCGGTGTCGATCCCTACTGGGTCACTCCCGGCGGCGGGGTCGAGCCCGGGGACGCGACTGTCGTCGACGCCCTGCACCGCGAGGTGCACGAGGAACTCGGCGCCAAGATCATCGATGTCGTGCCCTGCTTCGTGGACACCGTGGAGCACATCGGCGAGGACGGCGGCGCGACCGGTGTGAAGGTGCAGCACTTCTTCGTCTGCCGGCTGGAGTCCATGAACCTTTCCCAGCGGCATGGCCCGGAGGTGGACCAGCCCGCCGGGGAGTACGAGATCGTGCGTGTGCCGTTCACACGGGTCGGCATCGCCTCCGTCCACCTCGTCCCACTGTCCCTGCGCCACTACCTGGACGGGAACATCGAGGGCGTGCGGGCCATGCACGCTCCCGACCTGGGCTGA
- a CDS encoding GNAT family N-acetyltransferase: MSTPSSARFPIRRLTLRDLTACADLSENRGWLREEHKWSFLLTAGTGYGIDDPDGGLVATCVVSEYGPQGRPDLGAIGMVLVAERHARQGIGRRLMRHVVSTMGSTPLTLHATPFGRPLYEELGFKVTGRAEMVVGHFTPDGPDEPRSRIATRAATAADLAGILRLDEEVFGVDRTPAVTRLPAFADQLRVAEERGRIIGYAAAWPNMDTHVVGPLIARDTETAKALIASLAAGTDRRLRTDIDVRHKELLAWVTERGLAPVFGNDVMMYGVAEPPGDWTRRFAPLTVAAG; encoded by the coding sequence GTGTCGACTCCTTCCTCCGCGCGTTTCCCCATCCGCCGCCTGACGCTTCGCGATCTCACCGCCTGCGCCGACTTGTCCGAGAACCGGGGATGGCTGCGGGAGGAGCACAAGTGGAGCTTCCTCCTGACGGCCGGTACGGGCTACGGCATCGACGACCCGGACGGAGGACTCGTCGCCACGTGCGTCGTGAGCGAGTACGGACCGCAGGGCCGTCCGGATCTCGGCGCCATCGGCATGGTCCTGGTCGCCGAACGACATGCCCGCCAGGGAATCGGACGGCGGCTGATGCGCCATGTCGTCTCGACGATGGGCAGCACCCCCCTGACTCTCCATGCGACACCGTTCGGCCGCCCGCTCTACGAAGAGCTGGGCTTCAAGGTCACGGGCAGGGCGGAGATGGTGGTCGGGCACTTCACGCCGGACGGGCCGGATGAGCCACGATCCCGTATCGCCACACGCGCGGCCACCGCGGCGGACCTCGCGGGCATCCTCCGGCTCGACGAGGAGGTGTTCGGCGTCGACCGGACCCCGGCCGTCACGCGACTGCCCGCGTTCGCCGACCAGTTGCGCGTCGCCGAGGAGCGCGGCCGGATCATCGGGTACGCGGCGGCCTGGCCCAACATGGACACCCATGTGGTGGGCCCCCTGATCGCCCGGGACACGGAGACGGCCAAGGCTCTGATCGCCTCCCTCGCCGCCGGAACCGACCGCCGGCTGCGCACCGACATCGACGTGCGTCACAAGGAGCTGCTGGCCTGGGTTACGGAACGCGGGCTGGCCCCGGTGTTCGGCAACGACGTCATGATGTACGGCGTCGCGGAGCCGCCCGGGGACTGGACCCGCCGCTTCGCTCCGCTCACCGTCGCGGCGGGCTGA
- a CDS encoding cupin domain-containing protein has protein sequence MKAFRLDELETERAANEGAYLQFLRERNMSVGLYALDAGGQDPQKPHNQDEVYFVVSGRASITVGLETTEVARGSVVYVPAGVAHKFHHISEDLRVLVVFSPPEA, from the coding sequence ATGAAGGCATTCCGGCTGGACGAACTGGAGACGGAACGAGCCGCCAACGAGGGCGCCTACCTTCAGTTCCTGCGTGAGCGGAACATGTCGGTCGGTCTGTACGCGCTCGACGCGGGCGGGCAGGACCCGCAGAAGCCGCACAACCAGGACGAGGTGTACTTCGTCGTCAGCGGCCGCGCCTCCATCACGGTCGGTCTGGAGACGACCGAGGTGGCCCGCGGCAGCGTGGTGTACGTACCGGCCGGAGTCGCCCACAAGTTCCATCACATCAGCGAGGATCTGCGGGTCCTGGTGGTGTTCTCTCCCCCGGAAGCCTGA
- a CDS encoding DUF5326 family protein gives MREIFAGLPWWVKWIAVPVIALVVFGGVIASVIGFVVWLLFKVLIFVALVGGLIYIVRKFLTGSSSRSDW, from the coding sequence ATGCGAGAGATCTTCGCGGGTCTGCCGTGGTGGGTGAAGTGGATCGCGGTGCCCGTCATCGCTCTGGTCGTCTTCGGTGGCGTGATAGCGAGCGTGATCGGCTTCGTGGTCTGGCTGCTGTTCAAGGTGCTGATCTTCGTGGCCCTTGTCGGCGGGCTGATCTACATCGTGCGGAAGTTCCTGACGGGTTCGTCCTCGCGCAGCGACTGGTGA
- a CDS encoding cystathionine gamma-lyase, whose product MNDSAADDRNGTREQPRFPTGTGDGTRAVRAGLPEPVKHEPTLPGPVFAAHFHLPGDPTGPYTYGRDENPTWTLLERAIGELEAPGQDGVETLVFASGMAAISSVLFSQLRTGDTVVLPSDGYQALPLVREQLQEYGIEVRTAPTGGDAQLDALDGARLLWIESPSNPGLDVCDIRRLVEAAHARGALVAVDNTLATPLGQRPLALGADFSVASGTKQLTGHGDILLGYVAGRGGEATAAVRRWRKIVGAIPGPMEAWLAHRSIATLQLRVDRQNTSALTLAEALRGRPEVTGLRYPGLPDDPSHRTAARQMRRYGCVVSFTLPTRARAERFLDALRLVDPATSFGGVRSTAERRGRWGGDAVPEGFIRMSVGAEDPEDLVADVLRALEESAEPAG is encoded by the coding sequence ATGAACGACTCCGCTGCGGACGACCGGAACGGCACGCGGGAGCAGCCCCGTTTCCCCACCGGCACGGGTGACGGAACACGTGCGGTGCGGGCCGGGCTGCCCGAGCCGGTCAAGCACGAACCGACGCTTCCGGGGCCGGTGTTCGCCGCCCACTTCCATCTGCCGGGCGACCCCACGGGCCCCTACACCTACGGCCGCGACGAGAACCCGACCTGGACGCTGCTGGAGCGCGCCATCGGCGAACTGGAGGCACCCGGGCAGGACGGCGTCGAGACGCTGGTGTTCGCCTCCGGCATGGCCGCCATCTCGTCGGTGCTCTTCTCCCAGCTGCGCACCGGGGACACGGTGGTGCTGCCCAGCGACGGCTACCAGGCGCTGCCCCTGGTGCGCGAGCAGCTTCAGGAGTACGGGATCGAGGTGCGCACGGCACCGACCGGCGGGGACGCCCAGCTCGACGCGCTGGACGGGGCACGGCTGCTGTGGATCGAGTCGCCGTCGAACCCGGGGCTGGACGTGTGCGACATCCGGCGGCTGGTCGAGGCGGCACACGCGCGTGGCGCCCTGGTCGCCGTCGACAACACGCTGGCGACCCCGCTCGGGCAGCGGCCGCTGGCACTGGGCGCGGACTTCTCCGTGGCCAGCGGCACCAAGCAGCTCACCGGGCACGGCGACATCCTGCTGGGATACGTCGCCGGCCGCGGCGGCGAGGCCACGGCGGCCGTACGCCGCTGGCGCAAGATCGTCGGCGCGATCCCGGGGCCGATGGAGGCCTGGCTCGCCCACCGATCGATCGCCACCCTGCAACTCCGCGTCGACCGTCAGAACACCTCCGCCCTCACTCTCGCCGAGGCGCTGCGCGGACGGCCGGAGGTGACCGGGCTGCGCTACCCCGGGCTGCCCGACGACCCCTCGCACAGGACCGCCGCACGGCAGATGCGGCGCTACGGGTGCGTGGTGTCCTTCACGCTGCCCACGCGTGCGCGTGCCGAGCGTTTCCTCGACGCGCTGCGGCTCGTGGACCCCGCGACGAGCTTCGGCGGGGTGCGCTCCACCGCCGAGCGACGCGGACGCTGGGGCGGCGACGCGGTGCCGGAGGGCTTCATCCGGATGTCCGTCGGCGCCGAGGACCCCGAGGACCTGGTGGCGGATGTACTGCGGGCGCTGGAGGAGTCGGCGGAGCCGGCCGGCTGA
- a CDS encoding IclR family transcriptional regulator, which translates to MATADTAPAERHAPPAPRGPSRSTALPAQPRSSAPVERPGATVPEQPRPQQPPTLIGSVQRAMRLLETVARHEHGAPAKQLARETGLALPTAYHLLRTLVHEGYLRRDRGLFFLGEAAERLSSSGAAQKRRSTIVEALAQWRDSIGAPVYYAMYREGEIELMCVSATAAAPAVEEWAGFRETGHAHAVGQCLLSQLDDRARRDHLDRYPVQSLTPYTVRDGHSVLRRLERIRPMEPVTERQEYALGTVCAAIPITVGTTAAAMALSLPAHQADRLLPAARQLQREVGRRLGSLALSISI; encoded by the coding sequence TTGGCCACGGCTGACACCGCACCCGCAGAACGGCACGCGCCGCCCGCACCCCGGGGGCCGTCCCGCTCGACGGCCCTCCCGGCACAACCGCGTTCGTCGGCCCCCGTGGAACGGCCCGGAGCCACGGTCCCGGAGCAGCCACGGCCCCAGCAGCCCCCGACCCTCATCGGGTCCGTGCAGCGCGCGATGCGCCTGCTGGAGACCGTCGCGCGGCACGAGCACGGAGCGCCCGCGAAACAGCTCGCCCGTGAGACGGGCCTGGCTCTGCCCACCGCCTACCACCTGCTGCGCACCCTCGTCCATGAGGGCTATCTGCGCCGCGACCGGGGCCTGTTCTTCCTCGGCGAGGCCGCTGAACGACTGAGCAGCAGCGGAGCGGCGCAGAAACGTCGCAGCACGATCGTCGAGGCGCTCGCCCAGTGGCGGGACTCCATCGGTGCCCCGGTGTACTACGCGATGTACCGCGAGGGCGAGATCGAGCTCATGTGCGTCTCCGCCACCGCGGCCGCCCCGGCGGTCGAGGAATGGGCCGGCTTCCGCGAGACCGGGCACGCGCACGCGGTCGGCCAGTGCCTGCTGTCCCAACTGGACGACAGGGCCCGCCGCGACCATCTGGACCGCTACCCCGTGCAGTCCCTCACCCCGTACACGGTCCGTGACGGCCACTCGGTGCTGCGGCGTCTGGAGCGCATCCGGCCGATGGAACCGGTGACCGAGCGGCAGGAGTACGCGCTGGGGACGGTCTGCGCTGCGATCCCCATCACGGTGGGCACCACGGCGGCCGCGATGGCCCTCTCCCTGCCGGCCCACCAGGCGGACCGGCTGCTGCCGGCCGCGCGCCAGTTGCAACGCGAGGTCGGACGGCGTCTGGGCTCTCTGGCGCTCTCTATCAGTATCTGA
- a CDS encoding phage holin family protein, protein MKNFVVKTIANAGALAVAVWVLDKITLTGDNTAKKAGTLIVVALIFGLVNFLVKPVVKVLTFPLFILTLGLITLVVNALMLLLTSWVCGKLHLSFHVDGFWTAVLGGLIVSVVSWALNLVLPDED, encoded by the coding sequence ATGAAGAATTTCGTAGTCAAGACGATCGCCAACGCGGGCGCCCTGGCGGTCGCCGTGTGGGTGCTCGACAAGATCACCCTGACCGGGGACAACACCGCCAAGAAGGCCGGCACGCTGATCGTCGTCGCCCTGATCTTCGGGCTGGTGAACTTCCTGGTCAAGCCGGTGGTGAAGGTACTGACCTTCCCGTTGTTCATCCTCACACTGGGCCTGATCACCCTCGTGGTCAACGCGCTGATGCTGCTGTTGACGTCGTGGGTGTGCGGCAAGCTCCATCTGAGCTTCCACGTCGACGGCTTCTGGACGGCCGTCCTGGGCGGTCTGATCGTCTCGGTCGTCTCCTGGGCGCTGAACCTGGTCCTGCCGGACGAGGACTGA